In Micromonospora sp. WMMA1363, a genomic segment contains:
- a CDS encoding acyltransferase: MRNRYLDLLRCLAIVRVVVYHVTGWAALTLVFPAMSVMFALAGSLMAASLRRSGTPAVGRRLRRLLPSLWVLAAVFVPAMVLTGLPLTPKVLLWLFPVADPPANHWGALALSPIWYLRDYLWFVLASPAALWLFRRAPLPTLLAPYALLLAIELGVYPNPPVAVQQFGLYFGAWLLGFAHEDGMLRRLANRVLWPAAAGLVAAGGTWIFTHHGPRGYDINDIPLGNALWSAGFILATLGRAPASAAWVDRSALVGRVVTIFNRRALTIYLWHMAFVVALTPLVNVVGWSHQDPLGLTIRVVLVFLLVGVVTVLFGWVEDIAARRRPELIPGARRPAPAGPGTSERPAEPVPAERSGGRARRAAVPAQRTPESGRAEINAG; this comes from the coding sequence ATGCGGAATCGATACCTGGACCTGCTGCGCTGCCTGGCGATCGTGCGGGTCGTCGTCTACCACGTGACCGGCTGGGCGGCGCTGACCCTCGTCTTCCCGGCGATGTCGGTGATGTTCGCCCTGGCCGGTTCGCTGATGGCGGCGTCGCTGCGGCGGTCCGGGACGCCGGCGGTCGGCCGCCGGTTGCGCCGGTTGCTGCCGTCGCTGTGGGTGCTCGCCGCGGTCTTCGTCCCGGCCATGGTGCTCACCGGGCTGCCGTTGACCCCGAAGGTACTGCTCTGGCTGTTCCCGGTCGCCGACCCACCGGCCAACCACTGGGGTGCCCTGGCGCTCAGCCCGATCTGGTACCTGCGCGACTACCTGTGGTTCGTACTCGCCTCGCCGGCCGCGTTGTGGCTGTTCCGGCGGGCTCCGCTGCCCACCCTGCTCGCTCCGTACGCCCTGCTGCTGGCGATCGAACTCGGCGTGTACCCGAACCCGCCGGTGGCGGTCCAGCAGTTCGGGCTGTACTTCGGCGCCTGGCTGCTCGGCTTCGCCCACGAGGACGGAATGCTGCGTCGACTCGCCAACCGGGTGCTCTGGCCCGCTGCCGCGGGGCTCGTCGCGGCCGGTGGGACGTGGATCTTCACCCACCACGGGCCGCGCGGCTACGACATCAACGACATCCCGCTCGGCAACGCCCTCTGGTCGGCCGGCTTCATCCTGGCCACGCTCGGCCGGGCGCCGGCGAGCGCGGCATGGGTCGATCGCAGCGCGTTGGTCGGCCGGGTGGTGACGATCTTCAACCGGCGGGCGTTGACCATCTACCTCTGGCACATGGCGTTCGTCGTTGCGCTCACCCCGCTGGTGAACGTGGTCGGCTGGTCGCACCAGGATCCGCTGGGCCTGACGATCCGGGTGGTGCTGGTCTTCCTCCTGGTCGGCGTCGTCACCGTACTCTTCGGGTGGGTGGAGGACATCGCCGCCCGGCGCCGGCCGGAGTTGATCCCGGGCGCGCGGCGTCCGGCTCCGGCCGGCCCAGGAACGTCGGAGCGGCCGGCGGAACCGGTTCCGGCCGAGCGATCCGGCGGGCGGGCACGCCGGGCGGCGGTGCCGGCGCAGCGGACGCCGGAATCCGGCCGGGCCGAGATCAACGCTGGCTGA
- a CDS encoding isoprenyl transferase, which produces MPPTPHPSGARPPALPPEALPRHVAVVMDGNGRWAKQRGLPRTKGHEAGEFSLFDTIEGAIELGVPCLSAYAFSTENWRRSPDEVRFLMGFNRDVIRRRRDQLVDLGVRVVWSGRAGRLWKSVISELQIAEEMSRGNSTLTLQFCVNYGGRAEIADAAAAIARDAVAGRLDPAKVTEKTIAKYLYHPELPDVDLFLRPSGEQRTSNFLLWQTAYAELVFLDTLWPDFDRRHLWYACELYAQRDRRFGGALPNPVAPTT; this is translated from the coding sequence GTGCCGCCGACCCCGCACCCGTCTGGCGCCCGCCCGCCGGCGCTGCCGCCGGAGGCGCTGCCGCGTCACGTCGCGGTGGTGATGGACGGCAACGGCCGGTGGGCCAAGCAGCGGGGCCTGCCCCGCACGAAGGGACACGAGGCGGGCGAGTTCTCCCTCTTCGACACCATCGAGGGCGCGATCGAACTGGGTGTCCCGTGCCTGTCGGCGTACGCGTTCTCCACCGAGAACTGGCGGCGATCGCCGGACGAGGTGCGTTTCCTGATGGGCTTCAACCGGGACGTGATCCGCCGCCGCCGGGACCAGCTCGTCGACCTCGGCGTCCGCGTCGTCTGGTCCGGGCGGGCCGGCCGGCTGTGGAAGAGTGTGATCTCCGAACTGCAGATCGCCGAGGAGATGTCCCGGGGCAACTCGACGCTGACCCTGCAGTTCTGTGTCAACTACGGTGGGCGGGCCGAGATCGCCGATGCCGCCGCCGCCATCGCACGGGACGCCGTGGCCGGTCGGCTGGACCCGGCGAAGGTCACCGAGAAGACCATCGCGAAGTACCTCTACCACCCCGAACTCCCCGACGTGGACCTCTTCCTGCGCCCCTCCGGCGAGCAGCGCACGTCGAACTTCCTGCTCTGGCAGACCGCGTACGCTGAGCTGGTCTTCCTGGACACCCTCTGGCCGGACTTCGACCGCCGGCACCTCTGGTACGCCTGCGAGTTGTACGCCCAGCGGGACCGCCGGTTCGGCGGCGCGCTGCCCAACCCGGTGGCACCCACCACCTGA
- a CDS encoding DUF4097 family beta strand repeat-containing protein: MALHRSTATLAAAALIVVAGCDNLSFRRLDFDATETVEITTVRVLPGSGDVVVRATGPAGSVRVKRVMRYQGAQPETTYRIDDAELVLDTGCGPRCSLSYEVVAPPGVAVQGKTGSGNVDVTRTGAVDLKVGSGDVRVAGAGGPVRVETGSGDIEVVDVATPVTLRASSGDITARRIGAVVDAETSSGQVTVELATPASVRAHSSSGDVELVVPAGSYQVRSEIGSGRAELDVPDTPTATLMLDVATGSGNQRISQR, translated from the coding sequence ATGGCACTGCACCGGAGCACCGCCACGCTGGCGGCCGCCGCACTGATCGTCGTCGCCGGATGCGACAACCTGTCGTTCCGCCGCCTCGACTTCGACGCCACCGAGACGGTGGAGATCACCACCGTGCGGGTCCTGCCCGGTTCGGGTGACGTGGTCGTCCGGGCCACCGGCCCCGCCGGATCGGTGCGCGTCAAGCGGGTGATGCGCTACCAGGGTGCCCAGCCGGAGACGACGTACCGGATCGACGACGCGGAGCTGGTGCTGGACACCGGCTGCGGTCCCCGGTGCAGCCTCTCGTACGAGGTGGTCGCCCCGCCGGGCGTCGCGGTGCAGGGCAAGACCGGTTCGGGGAACGTCGACGTGACCCGGACCGGCGCGGTGGACCTGAAGGTCGGCTCCGGTGACGTCCGGGTCGCCGGAGCCGGGGGCCCGGTCCGGGTCGAGACCGGCTCCGGCGACATCGAGGTGGTCGACGTGGCCACGCCGGTGACGCTGCGGGCGTCGTCCGGCGACATCACGGCCCGCCGTATCGGGGCCGTGGTCGACGCCGAAACGAGTTCCGGCCAGGTGACCGTGGAGCTGGCCACGCCGGCGTCGGTCCGGGCGCACTCCTCCAGCGGAGACGTCGAGCTGGTCGTCCCGGCCGGTAGCTACCAGGTGCGCTCCGAGATCGGCTCGGGCCGCGCAGAGCTGGACGTGCCGGACACGCCGACCGCGACGCTGATGCTCGACGTCGCCACCGGCAGCGGGAACCAGCGGATCAGCCAGCGTTGA
- a CDS encoding TIGR03943 family protein — protein sequence MNRQAQAVVLLLLGGAVIRASLTDLYLNYVKEGLRPFLVAAGALLVAVAVMTLWYELRPARRVANATVAPTGGGGAHDGPDHDGHGHHEPRVGWLLILPVLGLLLVAPPALGSYAAGQAGTALSSQQQPSDYPPLPDGDPARVSVLDYASRALFDKGASIGDRRVQLIGFITTGPDGQPILARMVLSCCAADGRPVKLGMIGNAPSGLADDSWVEVTGRYSDRVVRDPVNDAEIPYLDVESWRQVPAPKRQYE from the coding sequence GTGAACCGCCAGGCGCAGGCCGTCGTCCTGCTGCTGCTCGGCGGCGCGGTGATCCGGGCCAGCCTCACCGACCTCTACCTCAACTACGTGAAGGAGGGGCTGCGCCCCTTTCTGGTCGCCGCCGGGGCGCTGCTGGTCGCCGTCGCGGTCATGACCCTCTGGTACGAGCTGCGCCCGGCTCGCCGGGTCGCCAACGCCACCGTCGCCCCGACCGGGGGTGGCGGCGCGCACGACGGGCCCGACCACGACGGGCACGGGCACCACGAGCCGCGGGTGGGCTGGCTGCTCATCCTGCCGGTGCTCGGTCTGTTGCTGGTAGCCCCGCCGGCACTGGGCTCCTACGCGGCCGGCCAGGCCGGCACCGCCCTCTCCAGCCAGCAGCAGCCCTCCGACTACCCGCCGCTGCCCGACGGCGACCCGGCGCGGGTGAGCGTACTCGACTACGCCTCCCGGGCGCTGTTCGACAAGGGTGCGTCCATCGGGGACCGGCGGGTCCAGCTCATCGGCTTCATCACCACTGGCCCGGACGGGCAGCCGATCCTCGCGCGCATGGTTCTCTCCTGCTGCGCCGCCGACGGCCGTCCGGTCAAACTGGGCATGATCGGTAACGCGCCCAGCGGCCTGGCCGACGACAGCTGGGTCGAGGTGACCGGTCGCTACAGCGACCGGGTCGTGCGCGACCCGGTGAACGACGCCGAGATCCCGTACCTCGACGTCGAGTCGTGGCGGCAGGTGCCCGCCCCCAAGCGGCAGTACGAGTGA
- a CDS encoding permease, translated as MGDRIGSVEILAALLVLLIIARESLAGALATPRLQTWTTVFVSVMVQAVPFLVFGVLLSAVIAVFVPRSFWARALPKHPAAAVPVASAAGVVLPGCECGSVPIAGSLIRRGVTPAAALAFLLAAPAINPIVLTATAVAFPNNPEMVVARGLASLVVAMVMGWLWLRLGRTDWIRLPRRPELDDASRGRAFWAAVRHDVTHAGGFLVLGAMAAASINVLVPERWLQTLADNAVLSVLALAVLAVLLSICSEADAFVAASLSQFSLTSRLVFLVVGPMVDLKLISMQAGVFGRRFALRFAPATFVVAVAVAVGVGAVLL; from the coding sequence CTGGGGGACCGGATCGGATCGGTCGAGATCCTCGCCGCGCTGCTGGTGCTCTTGATCATCGCCCGGGAGTCGCTCGCCGGAGCGCTCGCCACGCCCCGATTGCAGACCTGGACCACGGTCTTCGTCTCGGTCATGGTGCAGGCGGTGCCGTTCCTGGTCTTCGGCGTGCTGCTCTCCGCGGTGATCGCGGTTTTCGTACCCCGGTCGTTCTGGGCCCGGGCGCTGCCGAAGCATCCCGCCGCAGCGGTGCCGGTGGCCAGCGCGGCCGGCGTGGTGCTGCCCGGCTGCGAGTGCGGATCGGTGCCGATCGCCGGGTCACTGATCCGACGGGGCGTCACCCCGGCCGCCGCCCTGGCGTTCCTGCTCGCCGCGCCGGCCATCAATCCGATCGTGCTCACCGCAACCGCGGTCGCCTTCCCGAACAACCCGGAGATGGTCGTCGCCCGAGGTCTGGCCAGTCTGGTCGTCGCGATGGTGATGGGCTGGCTCTGGCTGCGGCTCGGCCGTACCGACTGGATCCGGCTACCGCGTCGGCCGGAGCTGGACGACGCCTCCCGGGGCCGGGCGTTCTGGGCGGCGGTCCGGCACGACGTCACGCACGCCGGCGGCTTCCTCGTCCTCGGCGCGATGGCCGCCGCCAGCATCAACGTGTTGGTGCCCGAGCGGTGGTTGCAGACCCTCGCCGACAACGCGGTGCTGTCGGTGCTGGCGCTGGCGGTGCTCGCCGTTCTGCTCTCCATCTGCTCCGAGGCGGACGCCTTCGTCGCGGCCTCGCTGTCGCAGTTCTCGCTCACGTCCCGGCTGGTGTTCCTGGTGGTGGGGCCGATGGTGGATCTCAAACTCATCTCGATGCAGGCCGGAGTGTTCGGCCGGCGGTTCGCGCTGCGGTTCGCGCCGGCCACCTTCGTGGTGGCGGTGGCGGTCGCCGTCGGCGTCGGGGCGGTGCTGTTGTGA
- a CDS encoding energy-coupling factor transporter transmembrane component T — protein sequence MTDLEPVARPGAPLARRNPVAKLAAALVFSTALIATLDPVAPAIAIAVELAVLPLFGVRLGTLTRRAWPLLASGGGILATMVLFAAERSGRVLVEAGPAVVTTGVLLTTLGLVLRMFAVALPGVIVVATTDPTDLADALVQNAKAPARFAYGALAAFRLVPLLGEEWQTISMARRARGVDAGRDPLARLRLFASTAFTLLVGAIRRGTRLAVAMDARGFDAATGRTVARRQHFGLADAFLVAGAAALAGAALTASVLLGTFRPLVG from the coding sequence GTGACCGATCTCGAACCCGTCGCCCGACCAGGCGCGCCCCTGGCCCGGCGGAACCCGGTGGCGAAGCTCGCGGCGGCGTTGGTCTTCTCGACCGCCCTCATCGCCACCCTGGACCCGGTGGCACCAGCCATCGCCATCGCCGTCGAGCTGGCCGTGCTACCGCTGTTCGGGGTACGCCTGGGAACGCTCACCCGGCGAGCGTGGCCGCTGCTGGCGAGTGGCGGCGGCATCCTGGCCACGATGGTGCTCTTCGCCGCCGAGCGATCCGGCCGCGTCCTCGTCGAGGCGGGGCCGGCGGTGGTGACCACCGGCGTGCTGCTGACCACGCTCGGCTTGGTGCTGCGCATGTTCGCGGTAGCCCTGCCCGGGGTGATCGTGGTCGCCACCACGGACCCGACCGACCTGGCCGACGCGCTGGTGCAGAACGCGAAGGCGCCCGCCCGGTTCGCCTACGGCGCGCTGGCCGCGTTCCGGCTGGTGCCGCTGCTCGGCGAGGAGTGGCAGACGATCAGCATGGCGCGGCGGGCCCGGGGCGTGGACGCCGGCCGTGACCCGCTGGCCAGGCTGCGCCTGTTCGCCTCGACCGCGTTCACGCTGCTGGTCGGCGCGATCCGGCGGGGCACCCGACTGGCGGTGGCGATGGACGCCCGCGGCTTCGACGCCGCCACCGGCCGTACCGTGGCACGGCGCCAGCACTTCGGACTCGCCGACGCGTTCCTGGTCGCCGGCGCGGCTGCCCTGGCGGGTGCCGCGCTGACCGCCAGCGTCCTGCTCGGCACCTTCCGTCCGCTGGTCGGCTGA
- the recO gene encoding DNA repair protein RecO: MAGYRRQLYRDDAVVLRVQKLGESDRIITLLTRRHGRLRAVARGVRRTTSKFGARLEPFGHVDLQLAGDPTGNQGSSLHTVSQVEGIELYGKRLLGDYPRYTAASAICETAERLTPVEREPSPRLFQLTLGALRALAGGVHATTLVLDAYLLRGMALAGWSPALGACAVCGTPGRHRAFSVPAGGAVCPDCRPPGAAHPAPATIDLMSALATGDWRVADAAETGVRRECSGLVAAHLQWHLERALRSLPLVDRGAPAAGAAAPPSDASRKRVE; encoded by the coding sequence ATGGCCGGGTACCGCCGACAGCTCTACCGCGACGACGCGGTGGTGCTACGTGTGCAGAAGCTCGGCGAGTCCGACCGGATCATCACGCTGCTCACCCGCCGGCACGGGCGGCTGCGGGCGGTGGCTCGCGGGGTGCGGCGTACCACCAGCAAGTTCGGGGCCCGGCTGGAGCCGTTCGGCCACGTCGATCTCCAGCTCGCCGGTGACCCCACGGGAAACCAGGGCAGCTCGCTGCACACGGTCAGCCAGGTCGAGGGGATCGAACTGTACGGCAAGCGCCTCCTCGGCGACTACCCCCGCTACACGGCGGCCAGCGCGATCTGCGAGACCGCCGAGCGGCTCACCCCGGTGGAACGGGAGCCGTCGCCGCGGCTGTTCCAGCTCACCCTCGGTGCCCTGCGGGCCCTGGCCGGCGGGGTGCACGCCACCACGCTGGTGCTGGACGCGTACCTGCTGCGCGGCATGGCTCTGGCCGGCTGGTCGCCGGCGCTCGGCGCGTGCGCGGTCTGCGGCACGCCGGGACGGCACCGGGCCTTCTCCGTCCCCGCCGGGGGCGCGGTCTGCCCGGACTGCCGTCCGCCCGGCGCCGCCCACCCGGCGCCGGCCACGATCGACCTGATGTCCGCGCTGGCCACCGGCGACTGGCGGGTCGCCGACGCGGCCGAGACCGGCGTACGGCGGGAGTGCAGCGGCCTGGTCGCGGCGCACCTGCAGTGGCACCTGGAACGCGCGTTACGCTCGCTGCCACTGGTCGACCGGGGTGCTCCGGCGGCCGGGGCCGCTGCACCGCCATCGGACGCGAGCAGAAAGAGAGTGGAGTGA
- a CDS encoding ABC transporter ATP-binding protein encodes MSAVTLRGFGWRHAGRRRWAVRGVDLRIGHGERVLLLGPSGAGKSTLLAALAGLLPEDSGEQEGTVEIDGLDPRKARERVGVVFQDPESQLVMARSGDDVAFGLENRGVPADEIWPRVDEALRRVGFPYHRDRPTAALSGGEQQRLALAGALALRPGLLLLDEPTANLDPTGANLVRSAVAQALDQDTSLLLVEHRVADALPLVDRVVVLEPGGGVRADGTPETVFGAHGDALAEDGVWVPGRPVPPRRATTPAGDLLLTAERLGLPPRLGTVDLAVHAGEVLAVRGPNGTGKSTLALLLGGLLKPGRGRATATAALAGDDAATPPHRWRAAALARRIGSVFQDPEHQFVTRTVFDELALGPRRTGRPEPEVRATVDGLLDRLRLTSLAAANPYTLSGGEARRLSVATALATAPRLVICDEPTFGQDRRTWRELVDLLAELRDTGHAVAAVTHDMDFVAALADRQVLLERR; translated from the coding sequence ATGAGCGCCGTCACGCTGCGAGGGTTCGGGTGGCGGCACGCCGGGCGGCGACGCTGGGCGGTCCGCGGGGTCGACCTGCGGATCGGGCACGGGGAACGGGTGCTCCTGCTGGGTCCGTCGGGGGCGGGCAAGAGCACCCTGCTGGCGGCGCTGGCCGGGCTGCTGCCGGAGGACTCGGGCGAGCAGGAAGGCACCGTCGAGATCGACGGGCTGGACCCGCGCAAAGCCAGGGAGCGGGTCGGCGTCGTCTTCCAGGACCCGGAGAGCCAGTTGGTGATGGCGCGCTCCGGCGACGACGTCGCGTTCGGGCTGGAGAACCGCGGGGTGCCCGCCGACGAGATCTGGCCCCGGGTGGACGAGGCGCTGCGCCGGGTCGGCTTCCCGTACCACCGGGACCGCCCCACGGCCGCGCTCTCCGGCGGCGAGCAGCAGCGCCTCGCGCTGGCCGGGGCACTCGCCCTGCGACCCGGGCTGCTGCTGCTCGACGAGCCCACCGCCAACCTGGACCCGACCGGCGCGAACCTGGTCCGCAGTGCCGTGGCCCAGGCACTCGACCAGGACACCAGCCTGCTTCTCGTCGAGCACCGGGTGGCCGACGCCCTGCCCCTGGTGGACCGGGTGGTCGTCCTGGAACCGGGGGGCGGCGTCCGCGCCGACGGCACGCCGGAGACCGTCTTCGGCGCGCACGGCGACGCCCTCGCCGAGGACGGGGTCTGGGTGCCCGGCCGCCCGGTGCCACCCCGACGGGCCACAACGCCGGCCGGCGACCTACTGCTCACCGCCGAACGGCTCGGCCTGCCGCCCCGGCTCGGCACCGTCGACCTGGCGGTACACGCCGGCGAAGTACTCGCCGTCCGCGGCCCCAACGGCACCGGGAAGTCCACCCTCGCACTCCTGCTGGGCGGGCTGCTCAAGCCGGGCCGGGGACGGGCCACCGCCACCGCGGCGCTGGCCGGCGACGACGCCGCCACTCCCCCGCACCGCTGGCGGGCAGCGGCGCTGGCCCGCCGGATCGGTTCGGTCTTCCAGGACCCGGAGCACCAGTTCGTCACCAGGACGGTGTTCGACGAGCTGGCACTCGGCCCTCGCCGCACCGGCCGGCCCGAGCCCGAGGTCCGCGCCACGGTCGACGGCCTCCTCGACCGGCTGCGGCTGACGTCGTTGGCCGCGGCGAACCCGTACACCCTCTCCGGTGGCGAGGCACGGCGACTGAGCGTGGCGACCGCCCTGGCCACCGCGCCCCGCCTGGTGATCTGCGACGAGCCCACCTTCGGGCAGGACCGGAGGACCTGGCGGGAACTGGTGGACCTCCTCGCCGAACTACGGGACACCGGGCACGCCGTGGCCGCGGTGACGCACGACATGGACTTCGTGGCGGCCCTGGCCGACCGCCAGGTACTCCTGGAACGCCGATGA
- the gndA gene encoding NADP-dependent phosphogluconate dehydrogenase, whose protein sequence is MVEQARAQIGVTGLAVMGRNLARNLARNGFTVAVHNRSPERTRSLVAEHGDEGRFVPAESLADFVAALERPRAVIVMVKAGGPTDAVIDEIVPLLDAGDIIVDCGNAHFADTRRREEALRKQGLHFVGTGVSGGEEGALRGPSIMPGGSAESYRKLGPIFERIAAQVDGEPCCRHVGPDGAGHFVKMVHNGIEYADMQLIAEAYDLLRAGLGAEPAEIAEIFREWNTGELESFLIEITADVLGHTDASTGRAFVDVVLDQAEQKGTGRWTVQSALDLGIPITGIAEATFARSLSGHAGQREAARQAFPADGTAWRVDDRATFVEDVRRALLASKIVAYAQGFDQIRAGSAEYDWDIDLGGTATIWRGGCIIRARFLDRIRQAYDDQPDLTTLLVAPWFADTVRDGVPSWRRVVAEAARAGVPAPAFASSLAYFDALRAERLPAALIQGLRDNFGAHTYRRVDRDGSFHTLWATPDRREVDA, encoded by the coding sequence ATGGTCGAACAGGCAAGGGCCCAGATCGGGGTGACCGGGCTGGCGGTGATGGGCCGCAACCTGGCCCGGAACCTGGCCCGCAACGGATTCACCGTGGCGGTGCACAACCGGTCGCCGGAGCGTACCCGCAGTCTCGTCGCCGAGCACGGGGACGAGGGGCGGTTCGTGCCCGCCGAGTCGCTGGCCGACTTCGTCGCCGCGCTGGAGCGACCCCGGGCGGTGATCGTCATGGTCAAGGCCGGCGGGCCGACCGACGCGGTCATCGACGAGATCGTCCCGCTGCTCGACGCCGGCGACATCATCGTGGACTGCGGCAACGCCCACTTCGCCGACACCCGGCGGCGCGAGGAGGCGCTACGCAAGCAGGGGCTGCACTTCGTCGGCACCGGCGTCTCGGGCGGTGAGGAGGGGGCGCTGCGCGGGCCGAGCATCATGCCCGGCGGATCGGCCGAGTCGTACCGCAAGCTCGGGCCGATCTTCGAGCGGATCGCCGCGCAGGTCGACGGCGAGCCGTGCTGCCGACATGTCGGGCCGGACGGTGCCGGGCACTTCGTGAAGATGGTCCACAACGGCATCGAGTACGCCGACATGCAGCTCATCGCCGAGGCGTACGACCTACTGCGGGCGGGTCTGGGCGCCGAGCCGGCGGAGATCGCGGAGATCTTCCGGGAGTGGAACACCGGGGAGCTGGAGTCCTTCCTCATCGAGATCACCGCTGACGTGCTCGGGCACACCGACGCGAGCACCGGCCGGGCATTCGTCGACGTGGTGCTCGACCAGGCCGAGCAGAAGGGCACCGGTCGCTGGACCGTGCAGAGCGCACTCGACCTGGGCATCCCGATCACCGGCATCGCCGAGGCGACGTTCGCCCGGTCCCTCAGTGGTCACGCCGGCCAGCGGGAGGCGGCCCGCCAAGCCTTCCCCGCCGACGGCACCGCATGGCGGGTCGACGACCGGGCGACCTTCGTCGAGGACGTGCGGCGCGCACTGCTGGCCAGCAAGATCGTCGCGTACGCCCAGGGCTTCGACCAGATCCGTGCCGGCAGCGCCGAGTACGACTGGGACATCGACCTGGGCGGCACCGCCACCATCTGGCGAGGCGGGTGCATCATCCGGGCGCGCTTCCTGGACCGGATCCGCCAGGCGTACGACGACCAGCCGGACCTGACCACCCTGCTGGTGGCGCCGTGGTTCGCCGACACGGTCCGCGACGGCGTGCCGAGCTGGCGGCGGGTGGTCGCCGAGGCGGCCCGGGCCGGGGTGCCGGCACCGGCGTTCGCGTCGTCCCTGGCCTACTTCGACGCCCTGCGCGCGGAGCGCCTGCCGGCCGCGCTGATCCAGGGCCTACGCGACAACTTCGGTGCCCACACGTACCGCCGGGTGGACCGCGACGGTTCCTTCCACACCTTGTGGGCCACGCCCGACCGCCGCGAGGTCGACGCCTGA
- a CDS encoding alpha/beta fold hydrolase, whose protein sequence is MRLDARGFTFDVRSGGPADGPAVLLLHGFPQHGGEWDDVVPALHAVGLRAYALDQRGYSPGARPAAVEAYRLAELVADAVAGLDALGVEAAHVVGHDWGAVVGWALAAGHPERVRTLTAVSVPHPAAMAHALATDPRQKARSAYMLLFRQPGKAEKALLAFHATGLRWLLSGVGGADRVARYARPMRDPGALTGALNWYRAMSRSDLAAVGPVSVPTTYVWSDRDVAIGRTAAEACAAQVAGDYRFVELTGVSHWIPDQAPAPLTEAILARIND, encoded by the coding sequence ATTCGGCTCGACGCCCGGGGGTTCACCTTCGACGTACGCTCCGGTGGCCCGGCGGACGGTCCGGCCGTGCTCCTGCTGCACGGTTTCCCGCAGCACGGCGGGGAGTGGGACGACGTCGTACCGGCCCTGCACGCCGTCGGGTTGCGAGCGTACGCACTCGACCAGCGCGGATACTCGCCTGGCGCCCGGCCGGCGGCGGTCGAGGCGTACCGGCTGGCGGAGCTGGTCGCCGACGCGGTGGCCGGGCTGGACGCGCTCGGCGTCGAGGCGGCGCACGTGGTCGGGCACGACTGGGGGGCCGTCGTCGGCTGGGCCCTGGCGGCCGGTCATCCGGAGCGGGTGCGGACGCTGACCGCGGTCTCCGTGCCGCATCCCGCGGCGATGGCGCACGCGCTCGCCACCGACCCGCGGCAGAAGGCCCGCTCGGCCTACATGCTGCTGTTCCGGCAGCCCGGCAAGGCGGAGAAGGCGTTGCTGGCGTTCCACGCGACCGGGCTGCGGTGGTTGCTGTCCGGCGTCGGTGGCGCCGACCGGGTCGCCCGGTACGCCAGGCCGATGCGCGACCCGGGCGCACTCACCGGCGCGTTGAACTGGTACCGGGCCATGTCCCGCAGCGACCTGGCAGCCGTCGGCCCGGTGTCGGTGCCGACCACGTACGTGTGGAGCGATCGGGACGTCGCGATCGGCCGGACCGCTGCCGAAGCCTGCGCCGCGCAGGTGGCCGGCGACTACCGGTTCGTCGAACTGACCGGGGTGAGCCACTGGATCCCCGATCAGGCGCCCGCGCCGCTGACCGAGGCGATCCTCGCCCGGATCAACGACTGA
- a CDS encoding ECF transporter S component, with amino-acid sequence MKPADTRWRTVDIVVASVIAVAFGVIFWAWGFVWTATEGAFAFFPPAQSVLYGLWLLPGALGGLVIRRPGAAFYCEFLAAFVSVLLGSQWGTMAILQGAFQGVGAELGFAAFRYHSFRLPAALLSGALAGLAAAIFDQIRYYAALDLWNVRLPIFVITVLSATVVAGIGAWSLTRALAGTGALDRFPAGRDRATI; translated from the coding sequence ATGAAACCCGCCGACACCCGGTGGCGGACCGTCGACATCGTGGTCGCCTCGGTGATCGCCGTCGCCTTCGGCGTCATCTTCTGGGCCTGGGGCTTCGTCTGGACCGCCACCGAGGGCGCCTTCGCCTTCTTCCCGCCGGCGCAGTCGGTCCTCTACGGCCTCTGGCTGCTCCCCGGCGCACTGGGTGGTCTGGTGATCCGCCGGCCCGGCGCGGCCTTCTACTGCGAGTTCCTGGCCGCGTTCGTCTCGGTCCTGCTCGGCAGCCAGTGGGGCACCATGGCGATCCTCCAGGGGGCGTTCCAGGGCGTGGGTGCCGAGCTGGGCTTCGCCGCCTTCCGGTACCACTCGTTCCGGCTGCCCGCCGCCCTGCTCTCCGGCGCCCTCGCCGGCCTGGCGGCGGCGATCTTCGACCAGATCCGGTACTACGCCGCCCTCGACCTGTGGAACGTGCGACTGCCAATCTTCGTGATCACCGTCCTCAGCGCCACCGTCGTCGCGGGCATCGGCGCCTGGTCCCTGACTCGCGCCCTCGCCGGCACCGGAGCACTGGACCGCTTCCCCGCCGGCCGCGACCGCGCCACCATCTGA